The genomic segment GAGCTGCTTGGGCCGGCCGAGCCGCGAGGAGGCCCCCGCCGCGAGCACCACCACCGTCACCGCTTCCATGCGCGCACCCTTCCTCCACTCGGAGCCAGAGGACTTCCCTCGGAGTGAAGCGTGAATGAGATTGGCGTCGAAAACACCGGGGGACTAGGTATGACCCCCCCGGATTTCATGCCACGTCCCGGCGTGTGCGACACTGGCCGCTGCTCACCTGGACGGGAGCTTCGAGGAGGTAGGACGCCCCATGCGAGAGTTGAGCGAGGTCCTCACCGCGTACAGGGCGGCCAAGACGAGGGGAGAGCCGCTGCTGCTCGCCACGCTCGTGCGGGTGGAGGGCTCGACGTACCGGCGGCCCGGCGCGCGGATGCTGATGACGGGCGAGCGTCAGCTCGCGGGCGGCATCAGCGGCGGGTGTCTGGAGTCCGACGTGCTGCGCAAGGCGCTCTGGCGCACCGAGCACGGCGAGGCGGTCGTCATCCAGTACGACTCGCGCGCGGATGACGAGTTCGCCTTCACCATGGGCCTGGGCTGCAACGGGCTCGTCGAGCTGCTGTTGGAGCGGTTGGATGGCTCCCGGCCCCACGTGCTGGACTTCCTGGAGCGCAGCCAGGCGGAGCGGGTGACGGCGGCGATCGCCACCGTGGTCGTCTCGGGCACGGGGCGCGAGCGGGTGGGGGCGCGGGTGATGCGCGATGCGCTCGGGCGCACGGACTCGAGCGTCCAGGACGAGGCCCTGCGCGCGCTGTTGATGGAGGACCTGGCGCAGGCGCTGGCGAGCGGCCGCTCGGGCTACCAGCGCCGGGAGACGGACACGTGCGTGGTGGAGGTGGCCATCGAGGTGGTGCCCCCACCGGTGCCACTGGTGCTCTTCGGCACGGGCTTCGACGTGCACCCGGTGGTGGAGCTGGCCAAGAACATCGGCTGGCACGTGACGGTGGTGGGCACTCGGCCCACGGGCAACCTGAAGACGCGCTTTCCCCGGGCGGATGTGTGGGTGGGCGCCCGCGCCGGCATGACGTTGGATGGGCTGAATCTGGACGCGCGCACGCTCGCGGTGCTCATG from the Cystobacter ferrugineus genome contains:
- a CDS encoding XdhC family protein — encoded protein: MRELSEVLTAYRAAKTRGEPLLLATLVRVEGSTYRRPGARMLMTGERQLAGGISGGCLESDVLRKALWRTEHGEAVVIQYDSRADDEFAFTMGLGCNGLVELLLERLDGSRPHVLDFLERSQAERVTAAIATVVVSGTGRERVGARVMRDALGRTDSSVQDEALRALLMEDLAQALASGRSGYQRRETDTCVVEVAIEVVPPPVPLVLFGTGFDVHPVVELAKNIGWHVTVVGTRPTGNLKTRFPRADVWVGARAGMTLDGLNLDARTLAVLMTHNFTEDEELLSRLLPSPVRYIGVLGPRRRLERLLTTLEGQGVRPTAAQLARLHGPVGLDIGAEGADEIALSIVSELQSFVAGREGGALRQRTVPIHPDPEPFVARPLPRAAENIVQATCALES